A DNA window from Labilithrix sp. contains the following coding sequences:
- a CDS encoding YdeI/OmpD-associated family protein codes for MKQATFFATPAAFRRWLAKNHAKATELWVGFHKKGTGKPSITWPESVDESLCYGWIDGLRQSIDEDAYRIRFTPRKPTSIWSKVNIARVAALEAEGRMTVAGRAAFARRSEEKSAVYAYEREHATLTKEMQARFEKNEKAWSFFSSQPPSYRRVALYWVTSAKKEETRARRFAQLLTDSASGRRIAQLTPPGRGT; via the coding sequence ATCAAGCAGGCCACCTTCTTTGCCACGCCCGCGGCCTTCCGCCGTTGGCTCGCCAAGAACCACGCGAAGGCGACGGAGCTCTGGGTCGGCTTCCACAAGAAGGGGACCGGCAAGCCGAGCATCACGTGGCCGGAGTCCGTCGACGAGTCGCTCTGTTACGGCTGGATCGACGGCTTGCGGCAGAGCATCGACGAGGACGCGTACCGCATCCGCTTCACGCCGCGGAAGCCGACGAGCATCTGGAGCAAGGTCAACATCGCGCGCGTCGCGGCGCTCGAAGCGGAGGGCCGCATGACCGTCGCCGGCCGCGCCGCGTTCGCGCGCCGCTCCGAGGAGAAGAGCGCCGTCTACGCCTACGAACGCGAGCACGCGACGCTCACGAAGGAGATGCAGGCGCGCTTCGAGAAGAACGAGAAGGCGTGGTCGTTCTTCTCGTCGCAGCCGCCGTCGTACCGTCGCGTCGCGCTCTACTGGGTCACGAGCGCGAAGAAGGAGGAGACCCGCGCCCGCCGCTTCGCTCAGCTCCTCACCGACTCCGCCTCCGGCCGCCGCATCGCCCAGCTCACCCCCCCGGGCCGCGGCACGTGA
- a CDS encoding acyltransferase: MSEKDDRDLDAWHGLPSNPKNRHALFVGAPAIGEGTWIGPFTVIDGSGGLTIGKGCDISAGAQIYTHSTVARCVSERRHAEVDRRSTEIGDFVHIGANATILMGAKIGHHSVIAAGAVVREGAEVPPYSVVVGVPGRVLPDAARKWAVDG; this comes from the coding sequence GTGAGCGAGAAGGACGACCGCGACCTCGACGCCTGGCACGGCCTCCCTTCGAACCCCAAGAACCGGCACGCGCTCTTCGTCGGCGCGCCCGCGATCGGCGAGGGGACGTGGATCGGCCCCTTCACCGTGATCGACGGCAGCGGCGGCCTCACGATCGGCAAGGGCTGCGACATCTCCGCCGGCGCGCAGATCTACACCCACAGCACGGTCGCCCGCTGCGTGAGCGAGCGCCGCCACGCGGAGGTCGACCGGCGCTCCACCGAAATAGGTGATTTCGTTCATATCGGTGCAAACGCGACTATCCTCATGGGCGCCAAAATCGGCCATCACAGCGTGATCGCGGCGGGGGCGGTGGTGCGGGAGGGCGCGGAGGTCCCGCCCTACTCCGTCGTCGTCGGGGTGCCGGGACGCGTCTTGCCGGACGCCGCGCGCAAGTGGGCCGTAGACGGCTGA
- a CDS encoding Gfo/Idh/MocA family oxidoreductase, with translation MAAKTKIVLVGLGRMGRNHLRVLRDTPGFELAAVVDANATPPADLGAIPFLRTTAELAKVDYAAAVIATPTATHNALALELIAAGKHLLVEKPVASSYEHGLGVIEAARAKGVKLAVGHVERFNPAVRKLREVIREGWLGTPIHFAFTRVGGYPETLLDGNNVLLDLAVHDIDVLRSLIGPLKVEHSTCHVTWREGVFDTAEILLGAASGASASVHVNWITPSKIRSVRVTGTRGVCFVDYILQTCELLGGSLLKGIAPTTPSFDVLQELYRTTDRVQFGVQKLEPLRAQAQQFKAFLDGAEAGELCTGSDALAAVLLAERAIKVEAARARPRSIAPGAPSVETAAELPTLDAEWV, from the coding sequence GTGGCCGCGAAGACCAAGATCGTGCTCGTCGGACTCGGGCGCATGGGGCGCAATCACCTCCGCGTGCTGCGCGACACGCCGGGCTTCGAGCTCGCCGCCGTCGTCGACGCGAACGCGACGCCGCCGGCCGACCTCGGCGCGATCCCGTTCCTGCGCACGACCGCGGAGCTCGCGAAGGTGGACTACGCGGCGGCGGTCATCGCGACGCCGACCGCGACCCACAACGCGCTCGCGCTCGAGCTCATCGCAGCGGGCAAGCACCTCCTCGTCGAGAAGCCGGTCGCGAGCTCGTACGAGCACGGCCTCGGCGTCATCGAGGCCGCGCGCGCGAAGGGCGTGAAGCTCGCCGTCGGCCACGTCGAGCGCTTCAACCCCGCGGTGCGGAAGCTCCGCGAGGTGATCCGCGAGGGCTGGCTCGGGACGCCGATCCACTTCGCGTTCACGCGCGTCGGCGGCTACCCGGAGACGCTCCTCGACGGCAACAACGTGCTCCTCGATCTCGCGGTCCACGACATCGACGTGCTCCGCAGCTTGATCGGTCCGCTCAAGGTCGAGCACTCGACCTGCCACGTCACCTGGCGCGAGGGCGTCTTCGACACCGCCGAGATCCTGCTCGGCGCCGCGTCGGGCGCGAGCGCGAGCGTCCACGTGAACTGGATCACGCCGTCGAAGATCCGGAGCGTGCGCGTCACCGGCACGCGCGGCGTCTGCTTCGTCGACTACATCCTCCAGACGTGCGAGCTCCTCGGCGGGAGCCTCCTCAAGGGGATCGCCCCGACGACGCCGAGCTTCGACGTCCTGCAGGAGCTTTACCGGACGACCGATCGCGTGCAGTTCGGGGTGCAGAAGCTGGAGCCGCTCCGCGCGCAGGCGCAGCAGTTCAAGGCGTTCCTCGACGGCGCGGAGGCGGGGGAGCTCTGCACCGGCAGCGACGCGCTCGCGGCCGTGCTCCTCGCCGAGCGCGCGATCAAGGTCGAGGCGGCGCGCGCGCGTCCGCGGAGCATCGCGCCCGGCGCGCCGAGCGTCGAGACCGCCGCAGAGCTCCCCACCCTCGACGCCGAGTGGGTTTGA
- a CDS encoding flippase-like domain-containing protein, translated as MEAKKPQRSARSTLLFVAKIAVASALIGWLVKSRTLDFGALGIFFRRPLLLVLDLALFGFGVVIASLRYRVLLGLAGIRFPLARLIQLQLTAVFFNVVIPGSVGGDVVKALYVAREVAPLKRTTLLLIAFVERLLGLAGLIVIATLVTLVRFPTLFGDPLLRPTATTVLTLGAGTVLGAGAFLLFIRVGGARLESWTSGPSAISKVLNQLVAATRLLVSGPRELVVALGLSMTMHAAGMAFFTLLTVSITGQDVAYATVATVFPLGVLTMVLPVAPAGLGVAHVAFERLFSAVGLTGGATVFNVYLLGSITPSLLGVFPYLALKRRGELPT; from the coding sequence GTGGAGGCGAAGAAACCGCAGCGCTCCGCTCGTTCGACGCTGCTCTTCGTCGCGAAGATCGCCGTCGCGTCGGCGCTCATCGGCTGGCTCGTGAAGAGCCGCACGCTCGACTTCGGCGCGCTCGGCATCTTCTTCCGCCGCCCGCTCCTGCTCGTCCTCGACCTCGCGCTGTTCGGCTTCGGCGTGGTGATCGCGTCGCTCCGCTACCGCGTGCTCCTCGGGCTCGCCGGGATCCGGTTCCCCCTCGCGCGGCTGATCCAGCTCCAGCTCACGGCCGTCTTCTTCAACGTCGTGATCCCCGGGAGCGTGGGCGGCGACGTCGTGAAGGCGCTCTACGTCGCGCGCGAGGTCGCGCCGCTGAAGCGCACGACGCTCCTCCTCATCGCGTTCGTCGAGCGCCTCCTCGGCCTCGCCGGCCTCATCGTGATCGCGACGCTCGTGACGCTCGTCCGCTTCCCCACGCTCTTCGGCGACCCGCTCCTCCGGCCCACGGCGACGACGGTGCTCACGCTCGGCGCGGGGACGGTGCTCGGCGCGGGCGCGTTCCTCCTCTTCATCCGCGTCGGCGGCGCGCGGCTCGAGAGCTGGACGAGCGGCCCGTCGGCGATCTCGAAGGTCCTGAACCAGCTCGTCGCCGCGACGCGCTTGCTCGTGTCGGGGCCGCGGGAGCTCGTCGTCGCGCTCGGCCTCTCGATGACGATGCACGCGGCGGGGATGGCGTTCTTCACGCTCCTCACGGTGAGCATCACCGGACAGGACGTCGCCTACGCGACGGTGGCGACGGTGTTCCCGCTCGGCGTCCTGACGATGGTGCTGCCGGTCGCGCCGGCCGGGCTCGGCGTCGCGCACGTCGCGTTCGAGCGCCTCTTCTCCGCGGTCGGCCTCACCGGCGGCGCCACCGTGTTCAACGTCTACCTCCTCGGATCGATCACGCCCTCGCTCCTCGGGGTCTTCCCGTACCTCGCGCTCAAGCGGCGCGGTGAGCTGCCGACCTGA
- a CDS encoding sigma 54-interacting transcriptional regulator, which translates to MTKPGEMATIRRTRFSRPPAAGSAFVITVVEGPDAGLVASLDATGPTRALLGQSPVCTIRLTDREVSRRHAALTVQDTKLIVLDLGSTNGTTVNGVLVKEAALQGGEAIRIGSSVLSVRRGEARAADLGQASSFGRVIGESPAMKRLYPALSQLAGSDRPALLEGEAGTGKELVAEEIHRASGRAEAPFITLESSTIPAAELHDALFAEGGLFQQAHGGVLFIDEIGNLPRESQAQLRETMGKVRDVRIIAATRRDLDRDVQQGRFDDDLFFLLAAGRIELPALRDREGDVPLLARHFWTELGGNTNAPAAGAGEMPEDFLPRFEHYPWPGNVRELRSAVLARMTMGELGPAYRSDEAKQQGLDFLSAVIEEDLPFPTARERVVSEFERRYVERVLARHNGNVTQAARASGVAHRYFQLVKARLK; encoded by the coding sequence ATGACGAAACCTGGAGAGATGGCGACCATTCGCCGGACGCGGTTCTCGCGCCCGCCCGCGGCTGGCTCCGCGTTCGTGATCACGGTGGTGGAGGGACCGGACGCGGGGCTCGTCGCCTCGCTCGACGCGACCGGTCCGACGCGCGCGCTCCTCGGTCAGAGCCCGGTCTGCACGATCCGCCTCACCGATCGCGAGGTCTCGCGCCGTCACGCCGCGCTCACGGTCCAGGACACGAAGCTCATCGTCCTCGACCTCGGCTCCACCAACGGCACGACCGTGAACGGCGTGCTCGTGAAGGAGGCCGCGCTCCAGGGCGGCGAGGCGATCCGCATCGGCTCGTCGGTCCTCTCCGTCCGCCGCGGCGAAGCGCGCGCCGCCGACCTCGGACAGGCGAGCTCGTTCGGTCGCGTCATCGGCGAGTCCCCCGCGATGAAGCGCCTCTACCCCGCGCTCTCGCAGCTCGCGGGCAGCGATCGCCCCGCCCTCCTCGAAGGCGAGGCCGGCACCGGCAAGGAGCTCGTCGCGGAGGAGATCCATCGCGCGAGCGGGCGCGCGGAGGCGCCGTTCATCACCCTCGAGTCGAGCACGATCCCGGCCGCGGAGCTCCACGACGCGCTCTTCGCCGAGGGCGGCCTCTTCCAGCAGGCGCACGGCGGCGTCCTCTTCATCGACGAGATCGGCAACCTCCCGCGCGAGTCGCAGGCGCAGCTCCGCGAGACGATGGGCAAGGTGCGCGACGTCCGCATCATCGCCGCGACGCGCCGCGACCTCGATCGCGACGTGCAGCAAGGTCGCTTCGACGACGACCTCTTCTTCCTCCTCGCCGCGGGCCGCATCGAGCTCCCCGCGCTCCGCGATCGCGAGGGCGACGTGCCGCTCCTCGCGCGCCACTTCTGGACCGAGCTCGGCGGCAACACCAACGCGCCCGCCGCCGGCGCGGGCGAGATGCCGGAGGACTTCCTCCCGCGCTTCGAGCACTACCCGTGGCCCGGCAACGTGCGCGAGCTCCGCAGCGCCGTCCTCGCGCGCATGACGATGGGCGAGCTCGGCCCGGCGTACCGCTCCGACGAGGCGAAGCAGCAGGGGCTCGACTTCCTCTCCGCCGTCATCGAGGAGGACCTCCCCTTCCCGACCGCGCGCGAGCGCGTCGTCTCCGAGTTCGAGCGCCGCTACGTCGAGCGCGTCCTCGCGCGCCACAACGGCAACGTCACCCAGGCGGCCCGCGCGAGCGGCGTCGCGCATCGTTACTTCCAGCTCGTGAAGGCGCGCCTCAAGTGA
- a CDS encoding serine/threonine protein kinase — protein sequence MATVYLARMRRPMGFSRLVAIKAMHPQFAKDPSFVSMFMDEARLTARLRHPNVVPTMDIVAEDGHLLLVMEYVEGASLATLLRSVKNAGTKIPVPIACAIVHDMLLGLHEAHQTKDDEGLPLSIIHRDVSPHNVLVGVDGLSRVLDFGVAKARQNTHRSNDNEIKGKIPYMPPEQLFGEALDHRVDVYAAGVTLWEALCCERLFDGPSETALVRQISEEPIKKPSDRVEGLPPALDALVLKALAREANDRFESALAMAEAIASIVPLPTRTEVSSWARQYVTPREVPSGKIPTSEQQLADHMATALVGILERNSMRSPSQRRTAPGTLAMTPVPSLRPAGSARTTRVAIGVAAAALLVAGAAVAQVARTESAPPVREVHVVVPQPTQLAETAPVVPANAALATKEAKTKETKEETVAPAPVKAAVMAKAPRIVVAAKPAEAPSNNCKIPYTIDANGQKHYKVECM from the coding sequence ATGGCCACCGTCTACCTCGCGCGCATGCGCCGCCCGATGGGCTTCTCGCGCCTCGTCGCGATCAAGGCGATGCACCCCCAGTTCGCGAAGGACCCGAGCTTCGTCTCGATGTTCATGGACGAGGCCCGCCTGACCGCGCGCCTCCGCCACCCGAACGTGGTCCCGACGATGGACATCGTCGCCGAGGACGGCCACCTCCTCCTCGTCATGGAGTACGTCGAGGGCGCCTCGCTCGCGACGCTGCTCCGCTCGGTGAAGAACGCGGGCACGAAGATCCCGGTGCCGATCGCGTGCGCGATCGTGCACGACATGCTGCTCGGCCTCCACGAGGCGCACCAGACGAAGGACGACGAAGGCCTCCCGCTCTCGATCATCCATCGCGACGTCTCTCCTCACAACGTGCTCGTCGGCGTCGACGGCCTCTCGCGCGTGCTCGACTTCGGCGTCGCGAAGGCGCGCCAGAACACGCACCGCAGCAACGACAACGAGATCAAGGGCAAGATCCCGTACATGCCGCCGGAGCAGCTCTTCGGCGAGGCGCTCGATCACCGCGTCGACGTGTACGCCGCCGGCGTCACGCTCTGGGAGGCGCTCTGCTGCGAGCGGCTCTTCGACGGCCCGAGCGAGACCGCGCTCGTTCGTCAGATCAGCGAGGAGCCGATCAAGAAGCCCTCCGATCGGGTGGAGGGCCTCCCGCCCGCGCTCGACGCGCTCGTGCTGAAGGCGCTCGCGCGCGAAGCGAACGATCGCTTCGAGAGCGCGCTCGCGATGGCGGAGGCGATCGCGAGCATCGTCCCGCTCCCGACCCGGACCGAGGTCTCGAGCTGGGCGCGCCAGTACGTCACGCCGCGCGAGGTCCCCTCCGGCAAGATCCCGACGTCGGAGCAGCAGCTCGCCGATCACATGGCGACCGCGCTCGTCGGCATCCTCGAGCGCAACAGCATGCGGAGCCCGTCGCAGCGCCGCACCGCGCCGGGCACGCTCGCGATGACGCCGGTCCCCTCGCTCCGCCCGGCCGGATCCGCGCGCACGACGCGCGTCGCGATCGGCGTCGCCGCCGCCGCGCTCCTCGTCGCCGGCGCCGCCGTCGCGCAGGTCGCGCGCACCGAGAGCGCCCCGCCCGTGCGCGAGGTCCACGTCGTCGTCCCGCAGCCGACGCAGCTCGCGGAGACCGCGCCCGTCGTGCCGGCGAACGCCGCCCTCGCGACGAAGGAGGCGAAGACGAAGGAGACGAAGGAAGAGACCGTCGCGCCCGCGCCGGTGAAGGCCGCGGTGATGGCGAAGGCGCCGCGCATCGTGGTCGCGGCGAAGCCCGCCGAAGCCCCCAGCAACAACTGCAAGATCCCGTACACGATCGACGCGAACGGCCAGAAGCACTACAAGGTGGAATGCATGTGA
- a CDS encoding radical SAM protein: MTARRLDLDGAVLLFDRDTGKNVLVRGDETRDAVQTAPRVVQMALTNACNKTCGFCYRPLEARSAWTFDEVLAFGGFLTRWGVLELALGGGEPTVFPKFPDLVRRLWAETGLAINFTTNGTRLTDELLDAIRGSVGQIQLSVYDDEDLDGAIDRLVARRVRFGLNYLVTPARLRTLDADLLAWSARGVRDVLLLSYKGEEALHLSPKELRALDEGLVRCHDHFEGRMQLKVDVCWSTRLPNAPQLFFDPDCRAGALFLSVTSDRRVLSCSFAEGGVPFERFEELPAIYMQLKTARLAAPKPGCARLPAHGLGARRRRALPRYAELT; encoded by the coding sequence ATGACGGCGCGAAGGCTCGACCTCGACGGGGCGGTCCTCCTCTTCGATCGCGACACCGGCAAGAACGTCCTCGTCCGCGGCGACGAGACGAGGGACGCGGTCCAGACCGCGCCGCGGGTCGTGCAGATGGCGCTCACGAACGCGTGCAACAAGACGTGCGGCTTCTGCTACCGCCCGCTGGAGGCGCGGAGCGCGTGGACGTTCGACGAGGTCCTCGCGTTCGGAGGGTTCCTCACGCGGTGGGGCGTCCTCGAGCTCGCGCTCGGCGGCGGGGAGCCCACCGTCTTTCCGAAGTTCCCCGACCTCGTGCGCCGGCTATGGGCGGAGACCGGCCTCGCGATCAACTTCACGACGAACGGCACGCGCCTGACCGACGAGCTCCTCGACGCGATCCGCGGCTCGGTCGGGCAGATCCAGCTCTCGGTCTACGACGACGAAGACCTCGACGGCGCGATCGATCGGCTCGTCGCGCGGCGCGTTCGCTTCGGCCTGAACTACCTCGTCACGCCGGCGCGCCTCCGCACGCTCGACGCCGACCTCCTCGCGTGGTCCGCGCGCGGCGTCCGCGACGTCCTCCTCCTCTCGTACAAGGGCGAAGAGGCGCTCCACCTCTCGCCGAAGGAGCTCCGCGCGCTCGACGAGGGCCTCGTCCGTTGCCACGACCACTTCGAGGGCCGGATGCAGCTCAAGGTCGACGTCTGCTGGTCGACCCGCTTGCCCAACGCGCCGCAGCTCTTCTTCGATCCCGACTGCCGCGCGGGCGCGCTCTTCCTCAGCGTCACCTCGGACCGGCGCGTCCTCTCGTGCTCGTTCGCCGAGGGCGGCGTCCCGTTCGAGCGCTTCGAGGAGCTACCTGCGATCTACATGCAGCTGAAGACCGCGCGCCTCGCCGCCCCGAAGCCGGGCTGCGCGCGGCTGCCCGCGCACGGCCTCGGCGCGCGGCGCCGTCGCGCTCTCCCGCGCTACGCCGAGCTCACCTAG
- a CDS encoding VCBS repeat-containing protein yields MRSLVAIAIGLGTPLAIAAFIACGPPSSFDNITGAPAADGGPDDASPPLVEDKQLAPPRRVAPLSQSYVNGLRPTLRWALTPPATGARITLCGDPRCEGPRKEELEATGTELTVPKDLAPGLWFWRLASTTDQSFGPAQETMSSFLLRGGAAGGAPAGSFLDMNGDGNVDLLLIAIYTDPEGVFHIPVLARGTNPDDPTALLVDEAELGYFFEASANASLEATDVNGDGRSDAIIGAEDTRATPPFTYLDIVAGSANQTGVSQVRLAPPGLPPYDAIPSMHALGDIDGDGYGDLIVGTKRSVVAAYGAADGFGPLAFIDQLSATPPPDSGFFPAPSVPIAVGGHDVDEQGRAGFAVASYYGGPPFYTLRAEEQRYLDGPYLDTGDAAALTPATAFTSGDLDGDGKADLVFATIADGKPSVCVFDGAEPRLKPSVPCWSPETAPEGFATSLAIADLDGDGKDEVLVSATSGGVFVLSAPAPGQLAGEPLAIDHGARITVLYPGRPKPAVWAATRADGASVGVYRGKERVRVLEAAAVFPSDPGAKFGVPIR; encoded by the coding sequence GTGCGTTCTCTCGTCGCGATCGCGATCGGCCTCGGCACCCCGCTCGCGATCGCGGCGTTCATCGCGTGCGGCCCGCCCTCGAGCTTCGACAACATCACCGGCGCGCCCGCCGCCGACGGCGGGCCGGACGACGCTTCGCCGCCGCTGGTCGAGGACAAGCAGCTCGCGCCGCCGCGGCGGGTCGCGCCGCTCTCGCAGAGCTACGTCAACGGCCTGCGCCCGACCCTCCGCTGGGCGCTCACCCCTCCGGCGACCGGCGCGCGCATCACGCTGTGCGGCGATCCGAGGTGCGAGGGCCCGCGGAAGGAGGAGCTCGAGGCGACGGGGACCGAGCTCACGGTGCCGAAGGACCTCGCGCCGGGCCTCTGGTTCTGGCGGCTCGCGAGCACGACCGATCAGTCCTTCGGTCCGGCGCAGGAGACCATGTCCTCGTTCCTGCTCCGCGGCGGCGCCGCCGGCGGCGCGCCGGCGGGCTCGTTCCTCGACATGAACGGCGACGGCAACGTCGACCTCTTGCTCATCGCGATCTACACCGATCCCGAGGGCGTCTTTCACATCCCGGTCCTGGCGCGGGGGACGAACCCGGACGATCCGACCGCGCTGCTCGTCGACGAGGCCGAGCTCGGGTACTTCTTCGAAGCGAGCGCGAACGCGAGCCTCGAGGCGACGGACGTGAACGGCGACGGTCGCTCCGACGCGATCATCGGCGCCGAAGACACGCGCGCAACGCCGCCGTTCACGTACCTCGACATCGTCGCCGGGTCCGCGAACCAGACCGGCGTGAGCCAGGTCCGCCTCGCGCCGCCCGGCCTCCCGCCGTACGACGCGATCCCGTCCATGCACGCGCTCGGCGACATCGACGGCGACGGCTACGGCGACCTGATCGTCGGGACGAAGCGCAGCGTGGTCGCGGCGTACGGCGCCGCGGACGGCTTCGGTCCGCTCGCGTTCATCGATCAGCTCTCCGCCACGCCGCCGCCCGACTCCGGTTTCTTCCCCGCGCCGTCGGTGCCGATCGCGGTCGGCGGTCACGACGTCGACGAGCAGGGCCGCGCCGGCTTCGCGGTCGCGTCGTACTACGGCGGTCCCCCGTTCTACACGCTGCGCGCGGAGGAGCAGCGCTACCTCGACGGCCCGTACCTCGACACCGGCGACGCGGCGGCGCTCACGCCCGCGACCGCCTTCACCTCCGGCGACCTCGACGGCGACGGGAAGGCCGACCTCGTCTTCGCGACGATCGCGGACGGGAAGCCGTCGGTCTGCGTCTTCGACGGCGCGGAGCCGCGCCTCAAGCCGTCGGTCCCGTGCTGGTCGCCGGAGACCGCGCCGGAGGGCTTCGCGACGAGCCTCGCGATCGCGGACCTCGACGGCGACGGGAAGGACGAGGTCCTCGTCAGCGCGACGAGCGGCGGCGTCTTCGTGCTCTCCGCGCCTGCGCCGGGCCAGCTCGCCGGCGAGCCCCTCGCGATCGATCACGGCGCGCGCATCACCGTGCTGTACCCCGGCCGGCCGAAGCCCGCGGTGTGGGCGGCGACGCGCGCGGACGGCGCGTCGGTCGGCGTGTACCGCGGCAAAGAGCGCGTCCGCGTCCTCGAGGCGGCGGCGGTGTTCCCCTCCGATCCGGGCGCGAAATTCGGGGTCCCGATCCGCTAG
- a CDS encoding glycosyltransferase family 2 protein: MAKTRCTVVVPFLNEARSLAALGPQLAKVLDGEDLEWEVILVDDGSTDESFEEARKLHDADARFKCLRFARNFGSHVAISAGLEHARGDVAIVTMADLEEPPESFPALLAMWREGHHLVWGIRKRRDLKGLNRLGSKLYHRVFGWLADMKPGQDEIGGGLFIADRRVLDAVRRFPERNRNIIGLLLWAGFKQGRLEYEPRTRKFGKSKWTFAKKVKLALDTFVGFSSRPLRALLLGGIAASGLGLAGVAVAIALAVIDPKLALAAAITGGVSALFLCIGTPLVATGLLGEYLWRALDEGRGRPLYVVMDRLGVDDAK; this comes from the coding sequence ATGGCGAAGACGCGCTGCACGGTCGTCGTGCCGTTCCTCAACGAGGCGCGCTCGCTCGCCGCGCTCGGCCCACAGCTCGCGAAGGTGCTCGACGGCGAGGACCTCGAGTGGGAGGTGATCCTCGTCGACGACGGGAGCACGGACGAGTCGTTCGAGGAGGCGCGGAAGCTCCACGACGCGGACGCGCGCTTCAAGTGCCTCCGCTTCGCGCGCAACTTCGGCTCCCACGTCGCGATCTCGGCCGGGCTCGAGCACGCGCGCGGCGACGTGGCGATCGTCACGATGGCCGACCTCGAGGAGCCGCCCGAGTCGTTCCCGGCGCTGCTCGCGATGTGGCGCGAGGGCCATCACCTCGTGTGGGGGATCCGGAAGCGGCGCGACCTCAAGGGGCTGAACCGCCTCGGCTCGAAGCTGTACCACCGCGTCTTCGGCTGGCTCGCGGACATGAAGCCGGGGCAGGACGAGATCGGCGGCGGCCTCTTCATCGCCGATCGCCGCGTCCTCGACGCGGTCCGCCGCTTCCCGGAGCGGAACCGCAACATCATCGGCCTCCTCCTCTGGGCCGGCTTCAAGCAGGGCCGCCTCGAGTACGAGCCGAGGACGCGCAAGTTCGGCAAGTCGAAGTGGACCTTCGCGAAGAAGGTGAAGCTCGCCCTCGACACGTTCGTCGGCTTCTCGAGCCGCCCGCTCCGCGCGCTCCTGCTCGGCGGGATCGCCGCCTCGGGGCTCGGCCTCGCCGGCGTCGCGGTCGCGATCGCGCTCGCGGTGATCGACCCGAAGCTCGCGCTCGCGGCCGCGATCACCGGCGGCGTCTCCGCGCTCTTTCTCTGCATCGGAACGCCGCTCGTCGCGACGGGCCTCCTCGGCGAGTACCTCTGGCGCGCGCTCGACGAGGGCCGCGGGCGCCCGCTCTACGTCGTGATGGATCGCCTCGGCGTCGACGACGCGAAGTAG
- the rfbB gene encoding dTDP-glucose 4,6-dehydratase — protein MSSFVPTRLLVTGGAGFIGSAVVRSVLAHAEPAKVVVLDALTYAGHRVNLAECENDARFEFVHGDICDRALVEDLFTKHAFDAVLHLAAESHVDRSIESAEVFVRTNVNGTFSLLDAARRAWDGREANARFVHVSTDEVYGALGETGVFTETTPYAPNSPYAASKAASDLLVRSFHQTYKLPAIVTNCCNNYGPRQLPEKLIPLMIVHAAEDKPLPVYGEGKQVREWLHVDDHAAGLWLALTRGAPGQSYLFGSGEERNNKAMVELIADAVDEHLGREPGTSRALMTYVPDRKGHDFRYAIDASKAERDLGWKPSKQLAAQLRETVRWYLTNADWRREVATEEHARFQVAYYGKKS, from the coding sequence ATGTCCTCGTTTGTTCCTACGCGGCTCCTCGTCACGGGTGGCGCCGGGTTCATCGGCAGCGCCGTCGTGCGGTCGGTCCTCGCGCACGCGGAGCCGGCGAAGGTGGTCGTCCTCGACGCGCTCACGTACGCCGGCCACCGCGTGAACCTCGCCGAGTGCGAGAACGACGCGCGCTTCGAATTCGTGCACGGCGACATCTGCGATCGTGCCCTCGTCGAGGACCTCTTCACCAAACACGCGTTCGACGCCGTGCTGCACCTCGCGGCGGAGTCGCACGTCGATCGCAGCATCGAGTCGGCGGAGGTGTTCGTGCGCACGAACGTGAACGGCACCTTCTCGCTCCTCGACGCCGCTCGCCGCGCGTGGGACGGCCGCGAAGCGAACGCGCGCTTCGTGCACGTCTCGACCGACGAGGTCTACGGCGCGCTCGGCGAGACGGGCGTGTTCACGGAGACGACGCCGTACGCGCCGAACTCGCCGTACGCGGCGTCGAAGGCGGCGAGCGACCTCCTCGTGCGCTCCTTCCACCAGACGTACAAGCTGCCCGCGATCGTCACGAACTGCTGCAACAACTACGGCCCGCGCCAGCTGCCGGAGAAGCTGATCCCGCTCATGATCGTGCACGCGGCGGAGGACAAGCCGCTCCCGGTCTACGGCGAGGGCAAGCAGGTCCGCGAGTGGCTCCACGTCGACGACCACGCGGCGGGCCTGTGGCTCGCGCTGACGCGAGGGGCTCCGGGCCAGAGCTACCTGTTCGGCAGCGGCGAGGAGCGAAACAACAAGGCGATGGTGGAGCTCATCGCCGACGCCGTCGACGAGCACCTCGGCCGCGAGCCGGGCACGTCCCGCGCGCTGATGACGTACGTGCCGGACCGCAAAGGCCACGACTTCCGCTACGCGATCGACGCGTCGAAGGCGGAGCGCGATCTCGGCTGGAAGCCGAGCAAGCAGCTCGCGGCCCAGCTCCGCGAGACGGTCCGCTGGTACCTCACGAACGCCGACTGGCGCCGCGAGGTCGCGACCGAGGAGCACGCACGCTTCCAGGTCGCCTACTACGGTAAGAAGTCGTAG